A stretch of DNA from Candidatus Bathyarchaeota archaeon:
ATGAACTAATTTTACGTTGTATTGTTCGATTTTAGCTTTCATTTCAGCAACAATTCTTTTATCTTCAGTGTAATAAGAAATAACCAAATCTTTGTCATAAGGTTGAGATTTCAAATTAAAATCATTTAAAACTGAGATAATTTTTTCTTTTTGCCAATTTGCTTTAAGTTTTCTTTCCCAATTTTTATCTTTTATCCAATCTGGACCATAATAAATTTCTGTGCCTAGATTGGCAACGATAACATTTGGCTCGATCAAACCTGAACTTGCAATTAACGTTTTAATGGAATTCATGAACCTTCCACTTGAATAAACTAGATGAAACTTTGAATCACCTATAACGTCATTGAATTTTTCAATTGCTTTCATGTCACCTGTAAGAGTATCATCTAAATCACAAATAAGTACATATTCCATTGTAACCACTTAGAACAGCAATAACTCGTACAGCAATTTGATTTGCTTTACAGTTTGTTCTAAACCAAACTCTCTTGCAGTTCTAAACCGAGCATTTAGACAAATTTCTTTCGTTTTTTCGCAATCTGTAAGGATTTTCAGTATCGATTTTGCCAATTGATCCGATCTGCCTGGCAAAAAATGAAGACCAGAATATCCGTCTCTCACCGTGTGTGCAAGACCACCTACTTTGGATGCAATAACTGGTGTTCCGCACGACATTGCTTCCACTGCAACTAGCCCAAAAGATTCATACAAGGAAGGAACTGCACAAACGTCAGCTATGGAATACATGTACGGTAATAGTTCTCTGTTTATTGGACCTAAAAATAGCACGTCTTCAGTTAGGTTTAGTTTCTTAATTAAACGCTTCAAATATTTCTTTTCTTTGCTTTCTTCCTCGGAGTGCATAACACCTGAGACAT
This window harbors:
- a CDS encoding HAD-IIB family hydrolase, coding for MEYVLICDLDDTLTGDMKAIEKFNDVIGDSKFHLVYSSGRFMNSIKTLIASSGLIEPNVIVANLGTEIYYGPDWIKDKNWERKLKANWQKEKIISVLNDFNLKSQPYDKDLVISYYTEDKRIVAEMKAKIEQYNVKLVHTKKQFLDIIPEKAGKGNAAKYLGEKMNLPIVCCGDSENDEDMLIKSDYGILVGNSSHYLKKKLGRYPNIHLANSNHANGVLEGLMHKGIIHLKKESF